The following coding sequences are from one Anguilla rostrata isolate EN2019 chromosome 16, ASM1855537v3, whole genome shotgun sequence window:
- the kars1 gene encoding lysine--tRNA ligase isoform X2, whose amino-acid sequence MRFYYACFSTSCLTARKQFFPLCTPKKMADATVMDGENKLSKNELKRRLKADKKAAEKEAKVKDQVEQKKETNDKGDQNLYNADEETLDPNQYYKIRTQAIQGLKGTAEDPYPHKFHVDLSLTEFIEKYSHLQPGDQLMDVVLNVSGRVHAKRASGAKLLFYDLRGEGVKLQVMATSRSYKSEEEFVRINNKLRRGDIIGVHGNPGKTKKGELSIIPIEITLLSPCLHMLPHLHFGLKDKETRFRQRYLDLILNDFVRQKFVTRAKIITYLRSFLDQMGFLEIETPMMNLIPGGAVARPFITYHNELDMNLYMRIAPELYHKMLVVGGIDRVYEVGRQFRNEGIDLTHNPEFTTCEFYMAYADYHDLMEITEKLLSGMVKHITGGYKVTYHPDGPEGQAYEIDFTPPFKRVSMVHDLEKEMGVKFPPPDTYNSNETRKFFDKLCAEKGVECPAPRTTARLLDKLVGDFLEVKCIDPTFICDHPQIMSPLAKWHRSQKGLTERFELFVMKKEICNAYTELNDPIRQRELFEQQAKAKAEGDDEAMFIDETFCTALEYGLPPTAGWGMGIDRLTMFLTDSNNIKEVLFFPAMKPDDNKTSAPTEGTSV is encoded by the exons ATGAGGTTCTACTACGCATGTTTTTCTACCAGTTGCCTTACTGCCCGGAAACAGTTCTTTCCGCTGTGCACGCCGAAGAAGATGGCGGACGCGACGGTGATGGATGGAGAAAATAAACTCAgtaaaaa TGAGCTGAAGAGGCGCCTGAAAGCTGACAAGAAAGCGGCAGAGAAGGAGGCAAAGGTTAAAGATCAGGTGGAGCAGAAGAAAGAGACCAATGACAAGGGAGATCAGAACCTCTACAATGCCGACGAAGAGACTCTGGACCCCAAT CAATACTACAAGATACGCACACAAGCCATCCAAGGGCTGAAGGGCACGGCAGAGGACCCATACCCTCACAAGTTTCACGTggacctgtcactcacagagtTCATTGAGAAGTACAGCCACCTACAGCCTGGAGACCAGCTGATGGACGTAGTCCTCAATGTGTCTG GTCGTGTTCACGCTAAGAGAGCCTCAGGTGCCAAGTTACTGTTCTATGACCTGCGAGGTGAGGGAGTCAAACTTCAGGTGATGGCAACATCCAG GAGTTACAAGTCGGAGGAAGAGTTTGTGCGCATCAATAACAAACTGCGGCGTGGTGACATCATTGGTGTCCATGGCAACCCTGGGAAGACAAAAAAGGGGGAGCTGAGCATTATCCCCATTGAGATTACCCTGCTATCTCCCTGCCTCCACATGCTGCCACACTTGCACTTTGGCCTCAAGGATAAG GAAACACGCTTCCGTCAGCGATACCTGGACCTGATATTAAATGACTTTGTGAGGCAAAAGTTTGTGACCCGTGCCAAGATCATCACCTACTTGAGGAGCTTCCTCGACCAAATGGGCTTTCTGGAG ATTGAGACGCCCATGATGAACCTCATTCCAGGAGGTGCTGTGGCACGACCCTTCATCACCTACCACAATGAACTAGACATGAACCTATATATGAGGATTGCCCCTGAGCTTTACCACAAG ATGCTGGTGGTCGGGGGAATTGACCGCGTTTATGAGGTTGGGCGGCAGTTCCGAAACGAGGGCATTGACCTGACTCACAATCCGGAGTTCACCACCTGCGAGTTCTACATGGCCTACGCAGACTACCACGACCTAATGGAGATCACAGAGAAGCTCCTCTCAG GAATGGTGAAGCACATTACAGGTGGATACAAGGTGACCTATCACCCGGATGGACCAGAGGGGCAGGCTTACGAGATCGACTTCACCCCTCCCTTCAAGAGGGTCAGCATGGTTCATGACCTGGAGAAAGAGATGGGTGTGAAGTTCCCACCTCCGGACACCTATAACAGCAATG AGACTCGCAAGTTCTTTGATAAACTGTGTGCTGAGAAAGGGGTGGAGTGTCCAGCTCCCAGAACCACCGCTCGCCTCCTTGACAAG CTGGTGGGAGACTTCCTGGAAGTCAAGTGCATCGACCCCACTTTCATCTGCGATCACCCCCAGATTATGAGTCCGCTGGCTAAATG GCACAGATCACAAAAAGGGCTGACTGAGCGCTTTGAACTTTTTGTGATGAAGAAAGAGATCTGCAACGCCTACACTGAGCTGAACGACCCAATCAGACAGAGGGAGCTCTTTGAGCAGCAGGCCAAG GCCAAGGCGGAGGGCGATGATGAGGCCATGTTCATCGATGAGACTTTCTGCACAGCGTTGGAGTATGGCCTACCACCCACTGCCGGCTGGGGCATGGGCATCGACCGCCTCACCATGTTCCTCACAGACTCCAATAATATCAAG GAAGTCCTCTTCTTCCCTGCCATGAAGCCTGACGACAATAAAACGTCCGCCCCTACTGAAGGCACCTCCGTGTAG
- the kars1 gene encoding lysine--tRNA ligase isoform X1, translated as MLTLVRFARQQVFQAFGVRAQKSEFARPVLAALPTQLQGNRWRGDKSELKRRLKADKKAAEKEAKVKDQVEQKKETNDKGDQNLYNADEETLDPNQYYKIRTQAIQGLKGTAEDPYPHKFHVDLSLTEFIEKYSHLQPGDQLMDVVLNVSGRVHAKRASGAKLLFYDLRGEGVKLQVMATSRSYKSEEEFVRINNKLRRGDIIGVHGNPGKTKKGELSIIPIEITLLSPCLHMLPHLHFGLKDKETRFRQRYLDLILNDFVRQKFVTRAKIITYLRSFLDQMGFLEIETPMMNLIPGGAVARPFITYHNELDMNLYMRIAPELYHKMLVVGGIDRVYEVGRQFRNEGIDLTHNPEFTTCEFYMAYADYHDLMEITEKLLSGMVKHITGGYKVTYHPDGPEGQAYEIDFTPPFKRVSMVHDLEKEMGVKFPPPDTYNSNETRKFFDKLCAEKGVECPAPRTTARLLDKLVGDFLEVKCIDPTFICDHPQIMSPLAKWHRSQKGLTERFELFVMKKEICNAYTELNDPIRQRELFEQQAKAKAEGDDEAMFIDETFCTALEYGLPPTAGWGMGIDRLTMFLTDSNNIKEVLFFPAMKPDDNKTSAPTEGTSV; from the exons ATGCTGACTCTGGTCAGATTTGCCAGGCAGCAAGTGTTCCAGGCCTTTGGGGTCAGGGCTCAGAAGTCAGAGTTTGCTCGTCCCGTTTTAGCTGCCTTGCCCACACAACTCCAGGGAAATCGTTGGCGTGGTGACAAAAG TGAGCTGAAGAGGCGCCTGAAAGCTGACAAGAAAGCGGCAGAGAAGGAGGCAAAGGTTAAAGATCAGGTGGAGCAGAAGAAAGAGACCAATGACAAGGGAGATCAGAACCTCTACAATGCCGACGAAGAGACTCTGGACCCCAAT CAATACTACAAGATACGCACACAAGCCATCCAAGGGCTGAAGGGCACGGCAGAGGACCCATACCCTCACAAGTTTCACGTggacctgtcactcacagagtTCATTGAGAAGTACAGCCACCTACAGCCTGGAGACCAGCTGATGGACGTAGTCCTCAATGTGTCTG GTCGTGTTCACGCTAAGAGAGCCTCAGGTGCCAAGTTACTGTTCTATGACCTGCGAGGTGAGGGAGTCAAACTTCAGGTGATGGCAACATCCAG GAGTTACAAGTCGGAGGAAGAGTTTGTGCGCATCAATAACAAACTGCGGCGTGGTGACATCATTGGTGTCCATGGCAACCCTGGGAAGACAAAAAAGGGGGAGCTGAGCATTATCCCCATTGAGATTACCCTGCTATCTCCCTGCCTCCACATGCTGCCACACTTGCACTTTGGCCTCAAGGATAAG GAAACACGCTTCCGTCAGCGATACCTGGACCTGATATTAAATGACTTTGTGAGGCAAAAGTTTGTGACCCGTGCCAAGATCATCACCTACTTGAGGAGCTTCCTCGACCAAATGGGCTTTCTGGAG ATTGAGACGCCCATGATGAACCTCATTCCAGGAGGTGCTGTGGCACGACCCTTCATCACCTACCACAATGAACTAGACATGAACCTATATATGAGGATTGCCCCTGAGCTTTACCACAAG ATGCTGGTGGTCGGGGGAATTGACCGCGTTTATGAGGTTGGGCGGCAGTTCCGAAACGAGGGCATTGACCTGACTCACAATCCGGAGTTCACCACCTGCGAGTTCTACATGGCCTACGCAGACTACCACGACCTAATGGAGATCACAGAGAAGCTCCTCTCAG GAATGGTGAAGCACATTACAGGTGGATACAAGGTGACCTATCACCCGGATGGACCAGAGGGGCAGGCTTACGAGATCGACTTCACCCCTCCCTTCAAGAGGGTCAGCATGGTTCATGACCTGGAGAAAGAGATGGGTGTGAAGTTCCCACCTCCGGACACCTATAACAGCAATG AGACTCGCAAGTTCTTTGATAAACTGTGTGCTGAGAAAGGGGTGGAGTGTCCAGCTCCCAGAACCACCGCTCGCCTCCTTGACAAG CTGGTGGGAGACTTCCTGGAAGTCAAGTGCATCGACCCCACTTTCATCTGCGATCACCCCCAGATTATGAGTCCGCTGGCTAAATG GCACAGATCACAAAAAGGGCTGACTGAGCGCTTTGAACTTTTTGTGATGAAGAAAGAGATCTGCAACGCCTACACTGAGCTGAACGACCCAATCAGACAGAGGGAGCTCTTTGAGCAGCAGGCCAAG GCCAAGGCGGAGGGCGATGATGAGGCCATGTTCATCGATGAGACTTTCTGCACAGCGTTGGAGTATGGCCTACCACCCACTGCCGGCTGGGGCATGGGCATCGACCGCCTCACCATGTTCCTCACAGACTCCAATAATATCAAG GAAGTCCTCTTCTTCCCTGCCATGAAGCCTGACGACAATAAAACGTCCGCCCCTACTGAAGGCACCTCCGTGTAG
- the LOC135241577 gene encoding 26S proteasome non-ATPase regulatory subunit 7-like, which yields MPDLPVEKVVVHPLVLLSVVDHFNRIGKIGNQKRVVGVLLGSWYKKVLDVSNSFAVPFDEDDKDDSVWFLDHDYLEHMYGMFKKVNARERVVGWYHTGPKLHKNDIAINELMKQYCSNSVLVIIDVKPKDLGLPTEAYTSVEEVHDDGTPTSKTFEHVTSEIGAEEAEEVGVEHLLRDIKDTTVGTLSQRITNQVHGLKGLNSKLLDIKSYLEKVATGKLPINHQIIYQLQDVFNLLPDVNLQDFIKAFYLKTNDQMLVVYLASLIRSVVALHNLINNKIANRDAEKKEGQEKDDSKKEKKEDKDKDKDKDKDKDKDKDKDKDKGEAIGKKDEKEKK from the exons ATGCCAGACTTACCCGTCGAAAAAGTTGTTGTTCACCCGTTGGTGCTGCTTAGTGTGGTGGatcattttaatag aaTTGGAAAAATTGGTAACCAAAAGCGAGTTGTGGGTGTGTTGCTGGGTTCGTGGTATAAGAAAGTTCTTGATGTGTCCAACAGTTTTGCag TACCATTTGATGAGGATGACAAGGATGACTCAGTGTGGTTCCTTGACCATGACTACCTGGAGCATATGTATGGAATGTTCAAGAAAGTAAACG cCAGAGAAAGAGTAGTTGGCTGGTATCATACAGGCCCAAAACTACACAAGAATGACATTGCAATCAATGAACTCATGAAGCAATACTGTTCAAATTCT GTTTTAGTTATTATTGATGTGAAGCCTAAGGATTTGGGTCTACCCACAGAAGCCTACACCTCTGTAGAGGAAGTACATGAT GATGGCACTCCTACATCCAAGACATTTGAGCATGTGACAAGTGAGATTGGAGctgaggaggcagaggaagtgGGTGTGGAACATTTACTCAG AGACATTAAGGACACAACGGTGGGAACCCTATCACAGCGCATCACGAACCAGGTGCATGGGCTGAAGGGACTGAACTCCAAGCTGCTGGACATCAAGAGCTACCTGGAGAAGGTGGCCACGGGTAAGCTGCCCATCAACCACCAGATCATCTACCAGCTTCAGGACGTATTCAACCTGCTGCCTGATGTCAACCTGCAGGACTTCATTAAGGCCTTCTATCTGAAGACCAATGACCAGATGCTGGTCGTCTACCTGGCCTCCCTTATCCGCTCAGTAGTGGCCCTTCATAACCTCATCAACAACAAGATCGCCAACCGTGATGCGGAAAAGAAAGAGGGTCAAGAGAAGGATGAcagcaagaaagagaaaaaggaggacaaggacaaggacaaggacaaggaTAAAGACAAGGATAAAGACAAGGATAAAGACAAAGACAAGGGAGAGGCCATAGGTAAGAAAGATGAAAAGGAGAAGAAATAA
- the hprt1l gene encoding hypoxanthine phosphoribosyltransferase 1, like isoform X2 — protein sequence MASFLQIPDAEKGHDLNLFCVPKHYEDDLERVIIPHGIIMDRTERLARDIMQDMGGHHIVALCVLKGGYKFFADLLDYIKALNQNSDKSVPLTVDFIRLKSYCNDQSTNSVKVFGGDELSTLTGKDIVETGRTMQTLLSLLNGYNPKMVKVVSLLVKRTPKSLGYRPDYIGFEVPDKFLVGYALDYNEYFRDLSHICVLNENGKVKYKV from the exons ATGGCTTCTTTTCTGCAG ATTCCTGATGCCGAAAAGGGCCAtgatttgaatttgttttgtgtccCCAAACACTATGAAGACGATTTGGAGAGGGTCATTATTCCACATGGAATTATCATGGATAG GACAGAACGTTTGGCCCGTGATATAATGCAAGACATGGGAGGACACCATATtgttgctctgtgtgttctgaaaGGTGGTTATAAATTCTTTGCCGACCTGCTAGATTACATCAAGGCACTTAATCAAAACAGCGATAAATCTGTACCGTTGACTGTGGATTTCATTAGACTTAAAAGCTACTGT AATGATCAGTCTACAAACAGCGTTAAAGTTTTTGGAGGAGATGAGCTGTCCACCCTGACTGGGAaa gaCATTGTAGAAACAGGCAGAACAATGCAGACTCTGCTGTCTCTACTGAATGGATACAACCCCAAGATGGTTAAAGTTGTGAG CCTTTTGGTCAAAAGAACACCAAAAAGCTTAGGATACAGGCCAGACT ACATCGGCTTTGAGGTCCCTGATAAGTTCCTTGTTGGATACGCCCTGGACTACAATGAATATTTCAGAGATCTGAGC CACATCTGTGTCctgaatgaaaatggaaaagtgAAGTACAAAGTGTAA
- the hprt1l gene encoding hypoxanthine phosphoribosyltransferase 1, like isoform X1 has translation MASFLQIPDAEKGHDLNLFCVPKHYEDDLERVIIPHGIIMDRTERLARDIMQDMGGHHIVALCVLKGGYKFFADLLDYIKALNQNSDKSVPLTVDFIRLKSYCNDQSTNSVKVFGGDELSTLTGKNVLIVEDIVETGRTMQTLLSLLNGYNPKMVKVVSLLVKRTPKSLGYRPDYIGFEVPDKFLVGYALDYNEYFRDLSHICVLNENGKVKYKV, from the exons ATGGCTTCTTTTCTGCAG ATTCCTGATGCCGAAAAGGGCCAtgatttgaatttgttttgtgtccCCAAACACTATGAAGACGATTTGGAGAGGGTCATTATTCCACATGGAATTATCATGGATAG GACAGAACGTTTGGCCCGTGATATAATGCAAGACATGGGAGGACACCATATtgttgctctgtgtgttctgaaaGGTGGTTATAAATTCTTTGCCGACCTGCTAGATTACATCAAGGCACTTAATCAAAACAGCGATAAATCTGTACCGTTGACTGTGGATTTCATTAGACTTAAAAGCTACTGT AATGATCAGTCTACAAACAGCGTTAAAGTTTTTGGAGGAGATGAGCTGTCCACCCTGACTGGGAaa AATGTTCTGATTGTTGAG gaCATTGTAGAAACAGGCAGAACAATGCAGACTCTGCTGTCTCTACTGAATGGATACAACCCCAAGATGGTTAAAGTTGTGAG CCTTTTGGTCAAAAGAACACCAAAAAGCTTAGGATACAGGCCAGACT ACATCGGCTTTGAGGTCCCTGATAAGTTCCTTGTTGGATACGCCCTGGACTACAATGAATATTTCAGAGATCTGAGC CACATCTGTGTCctgaatgaaaatggaaaagtgAAGTACAAAGTGTAA